The proteins below come from a single Thermodesulforhabdaceae bacterium genomic window:
- a CDS encoding RAMP superfamily CRISPR-associated protein, translated as MQCEFITTLDWLQTAMADKDKGRHWKRWQKELAPPSQLFYKFPFLPDLSTMLHLPALSFVLRIPFRLQKPYISKDECDFHLLDNPLRKEKVFQTPMVVATSWKGALRAALWHLGYKEDNEVTIRLLGNPRGGDEHQAGRLYFFPTFFDKIGLEVINPHDRQTGVGARGPIFMECVPQRTAGEFVLLYVPFGPIEQGEDERRTEVAEDLQVLAKGIRAMLTTYGFGAKTSSGFGMAEDQLAGKGKLALRVKLAGEGAPAVAPPEPQPPDLPRYLESPTRLIPDLRREDGTLKSEEEYRLWIERQGKQYKKKDRQLYEKAKNWWEKEGRVHWESGGPSSESEPALEQEQPEAPAVTEYTFNRLSELKDLAQRVAAQLREGGES; from the coding sequence ATGCAGTGTGAATTCATAACTACCTTAGATTGGCTACAGACAGCCATGGCAGATAAAGATAAGGGAAGGCATTGGAAGAGGTGGCAAAAAGAACTGGCTCCGCCATCACAATTGTTTTATAAATTCCCCTTTTTGCCTGACTTGTCCACAATGCTGCATCTGCCAGCACTCAGTTTTGTATTACGTATTCCGTTCCGATTACAAAAGCCCTACATCAGCAAAGACGAGTGCGATTTTCACTTGCTCGACAACCCTCTGCGTAAGGAGAAAGTCTTCCAGACACCGATGGTTGTCGCTACAAGTTGGAAAGGCGCGTTGCGGGCGGCGCTGTGGCACTTGGGTTACAAAGAAGACAACGAAGTGACGATTCGTCTGCTGGGTAATCCGCGTGGCGGTGACGAACATCAAGCCGGCCGTCTCTACTTCTTCCCCACTTTTTTCGACAAGATAGGTCTGGAAGTCATCAACCCGCACGACCGGCAAACCGGCGTGGGAGCGCGCGGACCGATTTTTATGGAGTGTGTGCCCCAGAGAACTGCTGGTGAGTTCGTATTGTTGTATGTGCCTTTCGGCCCGATTGAGCAAGGTGAGGATGAAAGACGCACCGAGGTAGCCGAGGATTTACAAGTGCTGGCAAAAGGTATCCGGGCTATGCTCACTACCTATGGCTTTGGGGCCAAAACCAGCAGCGGGTTCGGTATGGCAGAAGACCAATTGGCCGGGAAGGGTAAACTTGCCCTCCGAGTCAAATTGGCCGGGGAGGGTGCTCCCGCTGTCGCTCCGCCGGAGCCACAGCCACCCGACCTGCCCCGCTACCTGGAGTCACCCACCCGACTCATTCCTGACCTGCGTCGAGAAGATGGAACTTTGAAATCAGAAGAGGAATATCGGCTTTGGATTGAAAGGCAAGGGAAGCAGTACAAGAAGAAAGACAGGCAGCTTTACGAGAAAGCCAAAAATTGGTGGGAGAAAGAGGGCAGAGTCCATTGGGAAAGCGGCGGACCTTCATCGGAATCGGAACCCGCTTTGGAACAGGAGCAACCTGAAGCGCCCGCAGTGACGGAATATACCTTCAACAGGCTCAGTGAACTAAAAGACCTGGCGCAGCGCGTGGCGGCCCAATTGCGGGAGGGAGGTGAATCGTGA
- the cmr1 gene encoding type III-B CRISPR module RAMP protein Cmr1, translating to MKLEIKTLTPLWTGGVEAGKVDRIHETGILGSLRWWCEALVRGLGGWACDPSQGMCGFDAEKYKKSRAADKHQRLRDAGLCDVCQLFGATGWRRRFRLTIVETEVSDAQIDHTISLNNRQYTDEKGKQRTPTWYFRDPTQSGKPKANTPKQGLFSVEIHGLYSGCSAEIIAGLVQFIADWAALGARPQMGFGVIELANGRIDTRPLFKWLECIAGSNTYTDLPSLKNIFLARISPQKEVESFSKQDTFNLKYDLRRLFANDKDLRHFIMGTVEDERIAAKVKMSHPYNGDREMRVWGWIPEEANVYRGSWNRNAVVDSIHQHLHTNYGLQVWREMNSTRDTVRPNNGDAQAFLRDLLAIEEEDDAV from the coding sequence ATGAAGCTAGAAATCAAAACACTGACCCCCTTGTGGACAGGCGGCGTGGAAGCGGGCAAAGTTGACCGCATCCACGAAACCGGCATCCTTGGCAGCCTGCGCTGGTGGTGCGAAGCGCTCGTGCGCGGATTGGGTGGATGGGCGTGCGATCCGAGCCAAGGTATGTGTGGATTTGATGCTGAGAAATATAAGAAGAGCCGGGCAGCCGATAAGCACCAGCGTCTGCGCGATGCCGGCCTGTGCGATGTGTGCCAGCTGTTTGGCGCCACCGGCTGGCGGCGGCGCTTTCGCCTGACAATCGTGGAAACAGAGGTCTCTGATGCCCAGATTGATCACACCATTTCTTTAAACAATCGTCAGTATACAGACGAAAAAGGGAAACAACGCACGCCGACTTGGTACTTTCGTGATCCAACTCAGTCGGGCAAGCCAAAGGCTAACACGCCGAAGCAAGGTCTTTTCAGTGTCGAGATTCACGGTCTGTATTCAGGCTGCTCTGCCGAAATCATTGCTGGCCTAGTTCAGTTTATCGCCGATTGGGCCGCTCTTGGCGCCAGGCCTCAAATGGGGTTTGGTGTGATTGAACTGGCGAACGGTCGAATTGACACACGGCCGCTCTTTAAATGGCTCGAATGTATAGCCGGCAGCAATACCTACACCGACTTACCCTCTTTAAAAAATATCTTCCTGGCGCGGATCTCGCCTCAAAAAGAAGTGGAGTCCTTCAGCAAACAGGATACCTTCAACTTGAAGTATGACTTGCGCCGACTGTTTGCAAATGACAAGGATCTGCGTCATTTCATCATGGGCACGGTCGAAGATGAACGGATTGCCGCCAAGGTCAAAATGTCACACCCATACAACGGCGACCGGGAGATGCGCGTCTGGGGTTGGATTCCAGAAGAAGCGAACGTTTATCGAGGTTCATGGAATCGGAACGCAGTTGTTGATTCCATTCATCAGCACTTGCACACGAACTACGGCTTGCAGGTCTGGCGTGAGATGAACTCGACCAGGGATACCGTCAGGCCGAACAACGGCGATGCTCAGGCGTTTCTACGAGACCTGTTGGCGATTGAGGAGGAAGACGATGCAGTGTGA